A window from Marinagarivorans cellulosilyticus encodes these proteins:
- the prfB gene encoding peptide chain release factor 2 (programmed frameshift), producing the protein MEINPIVNALKGMAERTAVLRGYLDYDAKKERLDEVELLLGEPGVWNEPAKAQELGRERSMLEAVVNTINNLEAGVADNQELLDFAVEENDEDSVEDIRADIERLDAELAKLEFRRMFSGEMDPNNAYLDIQSGSGGTEAQDWAEMILRMYLRWGEAKGFKTTLEEASAGDVAGIKSATIRFEGEYAFGWLRTETGVHRLVRKSPFDSGNRRHTSFSSVFVSPEIDDNIDIDINPADLRVDTYRASGAGGQHVNKTDSAIRITHEPTGVVVQCQSERSQHANRDKAMKMLRARLYEQEMLKRNEEKQALEDSKSDIGWGSQIRSYVLDDSRIKDLRTGVQTSNCQAVLDGSLDQFIEASLKAGL; encoded by the exons ATGGAGATTAATCCCATTGTGAATGCCCTAAAAGGTATGGCAGAACGCACCGCTGTCCTTAGGGGGTACCTT GACTATGACGCTAAGAAAGAGCGTTTAGACGAAGTAGAATTACTGCTGGGCGAGCCCGGCGTATGGAATGAGCCCGCCAAAGCGCAAGAGCTGGGGCGTGAGCGTTCAATGCTCGAGGCGGTGGTGAATACCATCAATAACCTTGAAGCCGGCGTAGCCGACAATCAAGAATTACTTGATTTTGCCGTAGAAGAAAACGACGAAGATAGCGTTGAAGATATTCGCGCCGATATAGAGCGCTTGGATGCCGAGCTGGCCAAGCTAGAATTCCGCCGTATGTTCTCTGGTGAAATGGACCCGAACAACGCTTATTTAGATATTCAATCGGGCTCTGGCGGCACCGAAGCGCAAGATTGGGCCGAGATGATCTTGCGCATGTACCTGCGCTGGGGGGAGGCTAAGGGCTTCAAAACAACCCTAGAAGAGGCGTCTGCTGGTGATGTTGCCGGTATTAAAAGTGCCACCATTCGCTTTGAAGGCGAATATGCTTTTGGTTGGCTGCGGACCGAAACGGGAGTGCACCGATTAGTGCGCAAGTCCCCCTTTGATTCTGGTAATCGTCGGCATACGTCGTTTTCTTCGGTGTTTGTGTCGCCTGAAATTGATGACAATATCGATATTGATATTAACCCTGCCGATTTGCGGGTCGATACTTACCGCGCCAGCGGTGCTGGTGGCCAGCACGTGAACAAAACCGATTCGGCTATTCGTATTACTCACGAGCCGACGGGGGTTGTTGTGCAATGCCAAAGTGAGCGTTCGCAACATGCCAACCGCGATAAAGCGATGAAGATGCTGCGTGCTAGGTTGTACGAGCAAGAAATGCTCAAGCGCAACGAAGAAAAACAAGCGCTCGAAGACAGTAAGTCGGATATTGGCTGGGGTAGCCAAATTCGCAGTTACGTGCTGGATGATTCGCGCATTAAAGATTTGCGCACGGGTGTGCAAACCAGCAACTGCCAAGCGGTATTAGATGGCAGCTTAGATCAATTTATTGAAGCGAGCTTAAAAGCAGGTTTGTAA
- the lysS gene encoding lysine--tRNA ligase, whose translation MSEQKQDENKLIAERRGKLANIRERGNAFPNKFRRTHKAQELQDLHGEKTKPELEELGFVAAVSGRVMAKRGPFMVLQDVSGRIQLYADKTAQKAMKEIDGQWDIGDIVGVKGVVHKSGKGDLYVDCAEFQMLTKSLRPLPDKFHGLADQETRYRQRYVDLIVNPEIRNLFETRTKIIDFIRSYLNGKDFVEVETPMLQVIPGGATARPFVTHHNALDIDMYMRIAPELYLKRLVVGGFERVYEINRNFRNEGLSTRHNPEFTMLEFYQAYADYHDLMNLTEDMLRKMSEAVMGTTEIVSTKPAKEGEEPVTVTYDFAKPFDRLTVIEAIVAHNSDITAEQLNDEEQAKAILKKLGIECKPFWGLGKIQIEIFEATAEHKLEQPTFITEYPAEVSPLARRSDDNPFVTDRFEFFVGGRELANGFSELNDAEDQAERFQKQVSEKDAGDDEAMHYDADYVRALEYGLPPTAGQGIGIDRLVMLLTDSPSIRDVLLFPHMRPEV comes from the coding sequence ATGTCTGAACAAAAACAAGATGAAAACAAATTAATTGCCGAGCGTCGAGGCAAGTTGGCCAATATTCGCGAGCGCGGAAATGCGTTCCCCAACAAGTTCCGTCGTACGCATAAAGCGCAAGAACTACAAGATTTACACGGTGAAAAAACCAAACCAGAGCTAGAAGAACTGGGTTTTGTAGCGGCGGTTTCTGGCCGGGTGATGGCCAAGCGCGGCCCCTTTATGGTGTTGCAAGATGTGAGTGGCCGCATTCAGCTTTACGCCGATAAAACCGCACAAAAAGCGATGAAGGAAATTGATGGCCAATGGGATATTGGTGACATCGTTGGTGTTAAGGGTGTTGTGCATAAGTCGGGTAAAGGCGACTTATATGTAGATTGCGCCGAGTTCCAAATGCTCACTAAATCGCTTCGCCCTCTGCCCGATAAATTCCACGGCCTTGCCGATCAAGAAACCCGTTATCGCCAGCGTTATGTGGATTTAATTGTCAATCCAGAAATTCGTAACCTGTTTGAAACGCGCACTAAAATTATTGATTTTATTCGCAGTTATTTAAATGGCAAAGATTTCGTTGAAGTCGAAACACCTATGTTGCAAGTGATACCTGGCGGTGCAACGGCTCGCCCGTTTGTGACCCACCATAATGCGTTAGATATTGATATGTACATGCGCATTGCGCCAGAACTGTACTTAAAGCGCTTGGTAGTGGGTGGTTTTGAGCGCGTTTACGAAATTAACCGCAACTTTCGTAACGAAGGTTTAAGCACGCGGCATAACCCAGAATTCACTATGTTGGAATTCTACCAAGCCTATGCTGATTATCATGACCTTATGAATTTAACCGAAGACATGCTGCGTAAAATGTCTGAGGCGGTAATGGGCACAACAGAAATTGTAAGCACTAAACCCGCTAAAGAAGGTGAAGAACCTGTGACGGTAACTTACGATTTCGCCAAGCCTTTTGATCGTTTAACGGTGATTGAAGCCATTGTCGCGCACAATAGCGATATTACGGCGGAGCAATTAAATGATGAAGAGCAGGCCAAGGCTATATTGAAAAAACTAGGCATTGAGTGCAAGCCTTTTTGGGGCTTAGGTAAAATTCAAATAGAAATATTCGAAGCCACTGCCGAGCATAAATTAGAGCAGCCAACCTTTATTACAGAATACCCAGCAGAGGTTTCGCCGTTGGCGCGCCGCAGCGACGATAACCCTTTTGTGACCGATCGTTTTGAGTTTTTTGTAGGCGGGCGTGAGCTGGCGAATGGCTTTTCGGAATTAAATGATGCCGAAGACCAAGCCGAGCGCTTTCAAAAGCAAGTGTCTGAAAAAGATGCGGGTGACGATGAAGCCATGCACTACGATGCCGATTATGTTCGCGCCTTAGAATATGGTTTACCCCCAACTGCTGGCCAAGGCATTGGTATTGACCGCTTAGTGATGTTGCTAACCGATTCACCTTCAATTCGCGATGTATTGCTCTTCCCACATATGCGCCCAGAGGTGTAG
- the ung gene encoding uracil-DNA glycosylase, whose amino-acid sequence MKKKVELHPSWLRYLQPEFDKPYMQGLRAFLLGEKSAGRKIYPDGKLIFNALDSTPLDDVKVVILGQDPYHGPNQAHGLSFSVPVGVDVPPSLRNMYQELASDVGFVPPGHGHLQHWADQGVLLLNATLTVEARKAGSHQGKGWEHFTDAIIHAINDHCDNVVFLLWGGYAQKKGAFIDGNKHCVLKAPHPSPLSAYRGFFGCQHFSKTNAYLAEHDKPAITWQLPNL is encoded by the coding sequence ATGAAGAAAAAAGTCGAATTACACCCGTCGTGGTTACGCTATTTACAGCCCGAATTCGACAAGCCCTATATGCAAGGTTTACGGGCTTTTTTACTCGGGGAAAAAAGTGCGGGCCGAAAAATTTACCCTGACGGCAAGCTGATTTTTAACGCGCTAGATAGCACGCCGCTGGACGATGTGAAAGTTGTAATCTTGGGGCAAGACCCTTACCACGGCCCTAATCAGGCGCATGGTTTATCGTTTTCGGTTCCTGTTGGCGTTGACGTTCCGCCATCGTTGCGGAATATGTATCAAGAGTTAGCAAGCGATGTAGGCTTTGTGCCGCCTGGGCATGGCCATCTGCAGCATTGGGCTGATCAAGGTGTATTACTATTAAATGCCACCTTAACGGTGGAGGCGCGCAAGGCCGGCTCACACCAAGGCAAAGGTTGGGAGCATTTTACCGATGCCATTATCCATGCGATTAATGATCATTGTGATAATGTCGTTTTTTTATTGTGGGGCGGTTACGCGCAGAAAAAAGGGGCTTTTATTGATGGCAATAAGCACTGCGTATTAAAGGCGCCGCATCCATCGCCGCTTTCGGCTTATCGTGGTTTTTTTGGCTGCCAACACTTTTCTAAAACAAATGCATACCTTGCTGAGCACGACAAGCCTGCTATTACTTGGCAGCTGCCTAATCTTTAA
- a CDS encoding sensor histidine kinase gives MNFITRRLQYYLGIIVVISIALPALVTGIIVTRQNYERSVDFEARIRAQNYADVLQGGLSLALWNISPELAKPIMDSIQLDESVLAIYVSSSDGESFISYHRWPVEIIENERKKISIETPIFYQGQEIGRFTLHYGLKKSLSRAKEEAVTLIQMLLVQIFITFIALNLVLSQKVLKPLKKLSASAKGIASGDLRTKIPFTGEDEFGQLSNQLEAMRRALEKHVTLLELRVDQRTRDQQKLNDALQESVVQVQQAQKQLVQQEKLAALGGLVAGIAHELNTPVGNALTVATSLLSNTGAIKEKMTGGMTRSALDTYIGDVDEGARMIEHNLTRAAELVAGFKQTAIDQTTAKRREFSLHKLVSETVLTLTPNLRSKQFQITTDIPDNVVLDSYPGPLSQIVTNLVNNAVLHGFEGRDNGSIHIASEPCRINGKEGVKLSLRDDGKGIPADNQKKIFDPFFTTKLGKGGNGLGMHIVHNLVTGALGGDIELVSEVGVGTEFIISIPYVAPVLQHVDGTL, from the coding sequence ATGAATTTCATTACACGTCGACTGCAATACTACCTTGGTATTATTGTGGTTATTAGTATTGCCCTACCTGCGCTAGTGACGGGCATCATCGTGACGCGCCAAAACTATGAGCGCAGTGTCGATTTTGAGGCCCGTATTCGAGCCCAGAATTATGCCGATGTGCTTCAGGGCGGGCTTTCTCTCGCGCTTTGGAATATCTCCCCAGAATTAGCCAAGCCCATTATGGACAGCATCCAGCTTGATGAAAGCGTACTGGCTATTTATGTCTCGAGTTCCGATGGTGAATCGTTTATTAGCTACCACCGCTGGCCTGTTGAAATCATCGAAAACGAGCGAAAAAAAATATCAATTGAAACGCCGATCTTTTACCAAGGGCAGGAAATCGGCCGCTTTACCCTTCATTACGGCTTGAAAAAAAGTTTATCTCGGGCCAAAGAAGAGGCGGTAACATTAATTCAGATGTTGCTCGTTCAAATATTCATTACCTTTATTGCGTTGAATTTGGTATTGAGTCAAAAAGTTTTAAAACCGCTAAAAAAGCTCAGTGCATCGGCTAAGGGTATTGCCTCTGGCGATTTAAGAACCAAAATCCCTTTTACTGGCGAAGATGAGTTCGGCCAATTGTCCAATCAACTGGAGGCGATGCGGCGCGCTTTAGAGAAACACGTAACATTGTTAGAATTGCGCGTCGATCAACGCACAAGAGATCAGCAAAAATTAAATGATGCCTTGCAAGAGTCTGTGGTTCAGGTTCAGCAAGCGCAAAAGCAGCTGGTACAGCAGGAGAAGTTGGCGGCATTAGGTGGTTTGGTCGCTGGTATTGCGCACGAACTTAATACGCCCGTGGGCAACGCGCTAACAGTAGCGACAAGCCTGTTAAGCAACACCGGCGCAATAAAAGAAAAAATGACGGGCGGTATGACACGCAGCGCCCTAGATACTTACATTGGCGATGTTGATGAAGGCGCCAGAATGATAGAACACAACCTTACGCGGGCAGCGGAGCTGGTTGCAGGCTTTAAGCAAACGGCTATAGATCAAACAACCGCCAAACGACGAGAATTTAGTTTGCATAAGTTGGTAAGTGAAACCGTACTGACACTAACCCCTAATTTGCGCAGTAAACAGTTTCAAATAACAACCGATATACCAGATAATGTGGTGCTTGATAGTTACCCTGGCCCGCTTAGCCAAATAGTGACTAATTTGGTAAATAATGCTGTTCTCCACGGCTTTGAAGGGCGCGATAACGGTAGTATCCATATCGCTAGTGAGCCTTGTCGTATAAACGGTAAAGAGGGGGTTAAATTAAGCTTGCGTGATGATGGTAAGGGGATTCCCGCCGATAATCAGAAAAAAATATTTGATCCGTTTTTTACCACTAAGCTTGGTAAGGGCGGTAACGGTCTAGGTATGCATATTGTCCATAATTTAGTGACAGGCGCCCTTGGTGGCGATATAGAGCTTGTTTCTGAAGTGGGTGTAGGAACAGAATTTATAATCAGTATTCCTTATGTTGCCCCGGTATTGCAGCATGTTGATGGAACGCTCTAG